In Thermus aquaticus, the sequence CAAAGACCAGGAAGGGCACCTTCCCCACCAGGGCCCGGAAGGGGCCGATGCGCTCGGGGCGGGCGTTGTCCACCAGGATCACCTCGGTGACCCGATCCAAAGGCACCTCCGAGGCGGGCACCAGGTCCAGGCGGTCCTCCAGAAGGGGGGCGATCTCCTTTAGGGGACCCTCGAGGCCCCCCACCACCGCCAGGAGGCTCCCGGGAAAGAGCTTGCCCGCCAGGACCATGGACCCCAGGGCATCAAAGTCCAGGTTCTCGTGGGCCACCACCACCCGCACGCCTAAAAGCTTACTTGACGGAGGAATCCCCCCTTGGTACACTCAGGCTTGGCGCTTGGAGAGGTGCCCGAGTGGCTGAAGGGACACGACTGGAAATCGTGTAGGCGGGCTTAAACCTGCCTCGCGGGTTCGAATCCCGCCCTCTCCGCCAAACCGCCCCCGGTCTCAGGGCCGGGGGCCTTCCTCTACCTCCACCACCCGCCCCGCCCTCCTGGCCGCCTCCGCCAAAAAGGTGAGCCGGTGGGCGTAGAGGACCTCCTCAAAGGGCTCCAAAAGCCCCGGGTCCTCCCGCTCAACCGCCGCCATGAAGGCCGCCATAAGCCCAAAGTCCCCGCCCCCGTATCCCGAACGGATGGACCCCTCCGCCTCCCCCTTCAGGTCCACGGTCCCTTCGCCCTTCACAAAGTCAAAGATGCGGATGTACCGCCCGTCCCCCCAGATCTCCCCGCCCGTCCCAAAAAGCCGCGTCTCCCGAAAGCGCATCCGGGAAAGCCCCTCGGCGTGAAAGCTGGCCGTGCGGCCATCCCGGCACTCCAGGGCCACCACCTGGTGGTCGGCCACGTCGTTCTTTCCCCAATAGACGCACTCCCCGTAGGGGCCCTCCGCCAAAGCCCGCTCCAGGTTCTCCCGGGCCACCGGGAAGGCCACCACGTCCAGAGGCCAGCCCCGCTCCCCCCTCTCGTAGGCCTCCAGGTAGATGCGCCTGGCCGAGAAGGGGCAAGCCCTCTCCACCTCCTCGGGGCAGAGAAGGCACCGCTCCGCCGCCCCCTTGGGCCTCCTCTCCGGGCGGAAGTGGTAGAGGCCCCCGAAGGAGGCCACCCGGGCCACCTCCCCAGGCATCAGGAAGAGGAGCCAGTCCAGGTCGTGGACGCTCTTGGCCAGGAGGAAGGGGCTGGACTCCCCCTCCTTCCGCCAGTTGCCCCGCACGAAGCTGTGGGCGAAGTGCCAGTGGCCCACGGGCTCCAGGTGCTGGACCGAGACCACCTGAGCTCATCCATGAGGCCATAGTCCTGACCCGAGAGAGGCTGAGGATAACCTGAGCTTTAGCCCTCGAGACCCCTCTCCCCTTCGCCCATCTCCTATTGCGCAACACGATGCGGGCTCTATAATGCCCCTGTGCCGGGGCCGTTAGCTCAGCTGGTGAGAGCGCCGGCCTTATAAGCCGGTGGTCGCGGGTTCAAGTCCCGCACGGCCTACCAGGCTTGAGTCTTCCCGGCTCAGGTTGCTGACCTAAAGCGTGAAGCAGGCCTCGAGGGGCGAGGTACCGAGGAGCGGGTATGGCGGTTGATGTGGAGGCGGGGCCAACCAGCTACAGGCCCCGTGGCCGGTGTGGGCCACCATCGCCGCCCCTCGGGGAAGGGGGCGGGCATTACTCCCCGCGGCCTTCACGCCCCCACCTCCTCAACTCTATGCGCCCTAAGGGGCCGATGTGCATAGAGTTGCGACGAATCTCTAGGGCTCTTTTGCATAAACCCCGCAAGCGGTCTTCGGGGAGAAGCGCGGGGCCAAGGCGGCCCGCATCCTCCGAGGGAAAAGGGGCCTCCAGGAGCGCCCCCTGAAGACCGGTCCTAGATACCCTCAGGGAGCTTTGGGGGCTCCAGGCCGTAGCGGGAGACCACGGCCCGGATGTCCTCCACCAGGCGGGAAAGGCGTTCCCTCTCCTCGGGGGTGGTGGGGCGTGCCCGCTTCAAGAGGCCGTACAGGTGGCCCAGTTCAGACACCTCACTCAGCCACTCCTGGTCGTCCCAGTCATCGGGGTTGAGGAGAGCGTCCCGGATGACGGGCCAGTACTCCTCAGCCCAGTTGAGGAGAGCCTGGGGGTCGTCTCCTCTCAACATGAGTCCTCCTGGGGCCATTATGGCCGGAGAAACCGCCCGAGGCGAGGCCCCCTCGAGGCCCGGTCAAGGCCGGGGGGAGGCCTCCCCCTGCAAACTTGTGCCTTCCCTTCACGATGTGGGAGGCCCTTCTCACCGTAGCCCCACCGCCGCCGCGGCCTGACCCTCGAGGCCCAGGAGGCCTCCCGGGGCCCCTCCCCCAGGCCCCGGGCCAGGGCCTCTTGGGGTAGCCCCCCCAAGTCCTTTTAGAAAGAAGGGGGAAGCGAATAGCCGCAATAGCCGCAATAGCCGCGAAGCCCGTCTGGTAGGGCATTTCTGCCTGCGGCTATTGTGCGGCTATTGCGGGGAAGAGGGGGCGAATAGCCGCAAGTGGGCATGCCGTCCTGGAGAGCGTTTGCGGCGTTCGCGGCTATTACCCCGCCGCTTTTTCTAAAAGCCAGGGGCCAGGCCGGCCTCGAGGGCCGTGGTATCCTCTCCCTAAGAAGCCGCCCTAAGGAAGGAGGCCCCGATGGAGGAAGAGTTCAAGTGGCCCAGCCCGTTGGAGAGGGCCAGAGACCGTTGGGAAACGCTGAAGGAGATGCTGGCCAACCCGGAGGACTTTGACGATGACTACGTCCTGGCCGAAGTGTTGGAGTTCCCCATCCTCCTTGACCAACTGCAGAGGGCCTACCTCGAGAACCCCGAGGAGGTGCGGGCCATCGTGCGGGAGATTTGCGAGCGGAAAGAGGAGCTGAAGCGGGTGCTGGACCTCGAGGTCAGGGAGGCCCTTCTGCCCGGGGGGTGCGAGGGAGAGGGTTAGGACTCTTCTTCATAGGCCAGGAGGTCCTGAACGCCGTAGGGCTTGCCCGTGAGCTTCCGTAGGCCCCAGCCCACAGGGTTGACAAAACCTCCCTCACCCCCTACCCTGAAAAGGGTATGCGGAGAGGAGGTGAGACCAAGGTGCGAGAAGAAGGCCCGCAAAGTCACCCAGGCCCTTGGGAAGCCTCCCTCTCCACCTTCCCTTCCCCCTAAAACGCCAAATCGGCTCTCCCAAGGGTGAGGCCAACGGCAAAAGTTGCCCCTAGGCGCTTTCCTCATAGGTCGCGCTCGAGGGGTATGGCCTGGAACGTTCGTTTCCAGGGATCAAGGAAACCCTTACGAGGTGGAGCCATGCCTTTGGTCTGCCGGAACCTCATGAGCCTTTTGGAGGAAGGAAACCTGCAGAGCGTAAAGCTCCTCCTGGGGCAAGCCAGCCCCCAGGAGATCGTGTTTTGCCTTAGGCTGTTGGAGTCCCCCCGCAGGGCCCTTGTCTTCCGCCTGCTGGACAAGGAGCGGGCCCTGGCCGTCTTCGAGGCCTTGGACCGCCCCGAGCAGGCCGAGCTGGTCAAGGCCATGGAGGACCCCGACCTCCTGCCCCTCTTGGAGAGCCTGAAGGCAGAGGAACGGGTAAGGCTTTTTGAGGAGCTCCCTGCCAAGGTGGTCAAGCGGCTCCTGCAGGAGCTCTCCCCAGAGGCTCGGGAAGGGGTCAGCCTGCTCCTGGGCTACCCCGAGGGTAGCGCAGGCCGGGTGATGAACCCGGATTACCTGGCCCTCCCCGAGGAAACCACGGTAGAGGAGGCCTTGAAGCGGGTGAAAGACTCCCCACTTCCCACAGAGAACCTGGAGGTGATCTTCGTGCTGGGGCCGGGCAGGATTTACCAGGGCTACGTGCCCCTGGCCCGGCTCCTCAAAGCGGACCCCCAAACAACCCTAAAGGACCTGGCGGTGGTCGGGGCCGCCGTCTCCGCCTACGACTCCCAGGACCAGGTGGCCGAGCTGTTCAAGCGCCACCAGTACCCCCTGGTGGCGGTAGTGGACAAGGAGGGGCGGTTGGTGGGGGCCATCGATGCCGAGCGCGGTGTGGAGCTGGTGGAGGAACACGAAGCCCAACGGCTCACCACCTTTGGGGGCATCCTTCCCCCAAAAGGCCCCGACGTGGACTACCTCAGGAGCCCTCTGGGCGTACTCTTCCGGACCCGGGTGATCTGGCTAGCCCTTCTGACCCTCTTTGGGGTCTTCGTCTCCACCTACGTGGCCGAACAGGAGGAGGTCCTGGAGCGCGTCATCGTCCTCGCCGCCTTCATCGCCCCCATCATCGACATGGGGGGGAACACGGGTAGCCAGGCGGCCACCCTGGTCATCCGCTCCCTGGCCCTGGGGCAGGTGCGGCCGCGGCTCAGGGACTACCTCCTCATCCTCAGGCGGGAGGTGCCCGTGGCCCTAAGCCTGGGCATCGTCATCGGCATACTGGAAGCCGTCCTGGCCTTCTTCTCCAAAGGCGTGGGTTGGGACATCCTGCTGGTGGTGGGTCTGGCCATGACCACGGTCACCATCCTCGGGGGCTTGATCGGCTCTGCCCTTCCTTTCCTGGCTAAGCGCTTCGGCGTGGACCCCGCCACGCTAAGCGGCCCCGCCATCACCTCCATCATGGACCTCCTAGGGGTCTTCGTATACTTCGGCTACGTCCGCCTCTTTCTGGGCCACCTGCTGGAGTGAGCACGGAGGCTGAGCTCTCATCCCTTCGTGTGCTACTTGACCCAACCCCTGGGGTGTGAAAAAAGAGGGGGTGCTACGCTTCCAAACCGAGAGCACCCCCTCTACTCAGGGCTTTACCCAAAACTCCTTCCTCGCCCTCCCTTAGCCTGCTTCAAGAGTTCTTGGGTGACTTCATAGTTGAGCAGGCGAACCAGGCCCCTCAGGAGCAGGTACGGACCATCCCTCTCGCTGGGCAGCCCCAGCTTGCCCCCGAGCTGCAAAAGAAACCCCTTNNNNNNNNNNNNNNNNNNNNNNNNNNNNNNNNNNNNNNNNNNNNNNNNNNNNNNNNNNNNNNNNNNNNNNNNNNNNNNNNNNNNNNNNNNNNNNNNNNNNNNNNNNNNNNNNNNNNNNNNNNNNNNNNNNNNNNNNNNNNNNNNNNNNNNNNNNNNNNNNNNNNNNNNNNNNNNNNNNNNNNNNNNNNNNNNNNNNNNNNNNNNNNNNNNNNNNNNNNNNNNNNNNNNNNNNNNNNNNNNNNNNNNNNNNNNNNNNNNNNNNNNNNNNNNNNNNNNNNNNNNNNNNNNNNNNNNNNNNNNNNNNNNNNNNNNNNNNNNNNNNNNNNNNNNNNNNNNNNNNNNNNNNNNNNNNNNNNNNNNNNNNNNNNNNNNNNNNNNNNNNNNNNNNNNNNNNNNNNNNNNNNNNNNNNNNNNNNNNNNNNNNNNNNNNNNNNNNNNNNNNNNNNNNNNNNNNNNNNNNNNNNNNNNNNNNNNNNNNNNNNNNNNNNNNNNNNNNNNNNNNNNNNNNNNNNNNNNNNNNNNNNNNNNNNNNNNNNNNNNNNNNNNNNNNNNNNNNNNNNNNNNNNNNNNNNNNNNNNNNNNNNNNNNNNNNNNNNNNNNNNNNNNNNNNNNNNNNNNNNNNNNNNNNNNNNNNNNNNNNNNNNNNNNNNNNNNNNNNNNNNNNNNNNNNNNNNNNNNNNNNNNNNNNNNNNNNNNNNNNNNNNNNNNNNNNNNNNNNNNNNNNTCCTCACCCTCCAGGGCAGTCGCGCTCTCCTGATAGACCCGGTCAAGGAGGGCTTCTGCCTCCACCCGTGGGTTGGACAGGAAGCGGTAAAGGGCTTTGGCCTGGTGGAAGCGGTTCTGGAGGGGAGAAGGGAGCGAGGCCACCATCTCGCTCACCCGGGCTGAGCCTGCGGCCAAGGCGCCCCGCACCACCTCTTCAAACCGTCGGTGGAGGCGCTTATCGGGGGAAAACGCTCGCAAAACGGCCCGTGAACTCCTGGAGCCTGGCCTCGGCCACCTTGAGCATGTCCATGGATCACCCCCGGTACCAGATACGGGCTGCGCCCGCAAGGGGAGATTTACCACGAAACGGAGATGTGGGTAAAGTCCTGGAGATTTACCACGAAACGGAGATGTGGGTAAAGTCCTGCTCTACTATCTTGACGCAGAAACCCTCCTTGTGGCTATCTACCTGGACTTACGCGGTGCTGAAGATCCCCGATAAAATGGGCCTCAAGATGTTTCCCTATGGGAAAGCAGCCGGTGACTAGGGAGGCCCAATGAAGAGGATACCACGGCCTGTTCTGCGCGCTCTAGATCACGGGTGAAGCCCGTATCTTGGAGCTTTAGCCCAAAGCCCCATCAATACCTCCGCCCTGGCCATGGCCGAGGGCCAAGACTTCGCTCACGACACCCTCTACCGGGCCCTGAACCAACCCTTGGCCTCCTTCTTTGAACTCTCCCTGGAGCTCTGCAAGGCCATGGGTGGCCTGGACCGGGGCTACCTCATCCTTTGGGCTGTCCCTGGTGGTGCTAGCCTGGACGGACGGGAAGCGGCGGATTCCCCTGGCGTTCCTGCCCTACTTCGGGGAAGAAGAGAGCAAGCTGGACCTGGCCCTGCTGGAGTGGGCCAAGGAGGCGGGCTTTCGTCCGGAGGGGGTGCTCTTTGACGCCTGGTACGCGGCGAGGCGGGTCCTGGAGTGGCTCCGTGCCCACGGCTGGCCTTTTGTCACGAGGCTCAGGTCTAACCGTGTGCTGGACGGTGTTCAGCTCAGGAGGCGTGGGGGTACCCGTTGGGTGAAGGCGGGGAGGCTGCGGGGCCTGACCTTCGCCGTGGGGGTGTTCAAGCGCGGGGGGAAGTTTTACGGGACGGATCGGGAGGAATGGTGGGGGGTGGGGATGAGGGAGGTCTACCGGTCGCGGCAAGCGATTGAAGAGATTTTCCGGGGGCTTCAACAGGAACTGGGGTGGACGGGGCATCGGCACTGGCGTAGGGCCAGGCTTCTGGCCCATCTGGCCTTGGGCTTGGTGGCCTATGGGCTCATTGAGCGGCAGCGGGAGGGGCTGGGGTTGAGTTTCTACCAATGCCGACGGAGACTCATCGCAGGCAAGCTGAGCCTGGATTTGAGCCCTCTGTTACCGGTGCAGGTGGAGGCCGCGTAAGTCCAGACATGCTGTTCGGCCTGGAGCGGCCCATCCCGGAAGACCCCAGGGTGCGGGCCTTGCTGGTGCAGTGGGGCCACCTCACCCCCGAGGAGGCCTTCCCCGAGGGGGAGGCCAAGCCCCTCCCCGCCCTGGAAGGAGGGGAGGATGGTCCTTGACCTCTCCTCCTCGCCCCCCGTGCGCCTCCACCACGGGGAGGCCCTCGAGGGCCTGTCCCCCAAGGAGCGGGGGCAGGCCCTTCTCAGGGGCCTCAAGGTGGAGCACTATTGGTGGGAGCCCGCGGAAGAAGAGGATGTGGAGGAGGAAGCGTGAGGTGGCTTTGGCGGCTTCTCAGGCTCATAGGGGACGTGAAGGCCCTCTCCCGGGGGCGGCTTCCCAAGCGCCTGGCCTGGAGGTGGGCCAAGAGGACCCTGAGGCGGGCGGGAAGACGAAGGGGGTGGTGGTAGTGGGGAAGCGCAAGCGGGGCAACGGGGAGGGCACCATCGTGCGCCGCCGCGATGGGCGTTGGATGGGCCAGCTGATGGTGGGCTACGGCCCCGATGGCAAGCCCAGGAGGCGCACGGTCTACGGCAGGACCCGGCAGGAGGTGGCGGCCAAGCTGGCCGAACTCGCCGCCCAGCACCACAAGGGCCTCCTCCCCTCCCCCGAGGCCATCACCGTGCGGGAGTGGGCCTCGAGGTGGCTTGAGCGGAAGGCCCGGAAGGTGCGGCCCAAGACCCTCCTTCTCTACTGGGAGGAGCTGGCCTACGCCCTTCCCTCCCTCGAGGACCCCCAGGCCAAAGACCCCTTGGGGAGCATGCGCCTTCAGGCCGTCCAGCCCGCCCACATTCGGGCCCTCCTGGACGGCCTGGCCGAGCGGGGCCTCTCCGTGCGCACGGTGAAGAAGGTGCGGGAGAAGCTTCACGCCCTCTTTGAGGAGGCCCTGAGCCTAGAGCTGGTGGCCCGAAACCCCGTGGCCCCGGTGAAGGTGAAGGCCCCCGCCCCGGAGAAGACGGGGAGGGCCCTGGAACCCGGAGAAGCGGATGCCCTCCTCGAGGCCCTGGATGCCTACCCTGACCCCCGCATGGGCCTCGCCCTGCACCTTGGGCTGGCGTTGGGCCTCCGGAGGGTGGAGATTCTGGGGCTCCAATGGGAGGACCTGGACATCGAGGAAGGAGTCCTCACCATCCGAAGGGCCTGGGTAGCCGTGGAGGGAAGGGGGGAGATTTCGGACCCCAAAACGCCGAACGCGTACCGGACCCTTCCTATCCCCCACTCCACCCTGGTGCGGCTCAGGGCCTACCGGGCCTGGTGGGAGGGCACCTTCGGGGGCCTGGGGACTCCCTGGGTCTTCCCCGGCACCAAGGACCCCTCGTGGCCCTAAACCCCAACAGCCCCAACCACGCCCTGAGGCGGATAACCCAACGCCTGGGCCTGGAACGGGTGCGGGTCCATGACCTCCGGCACAGCTACGGCACCCTCTGCTTGGCGCGAAGAGTCCCCCTCGAGGTGGTATCGGAGCGCTTGGGGCACGCCAACCCCACCATCACCCTCAACCGCTACCGCCACGTCCTAGAGGAGGAGCGCCGGGGCTGGGTCATGAACCTCGAGGAGCTGGTGAAGCCTAACCGGGCCAAGGCCTGACCCGGGTTGCAGTAGGGTTGCAGTAAAAAGGCCTTCCCCCCCTCACTACCGAGGGGGGAAGTTTTGCGTCCCTGCGCTGGTGGAGCGGGGGGGATTTGAACCCCCGACCTCCCGCTTGCAAGGCGGGTGCTCTCCCTCTGAGCTACCGCCCCAGGCCTTAGGGAGTATAGCCCAACCGGGGGGGTTCCGCAAAGGCCCCTTGGGCCCTATAATCGGTAAGGCGTGCCGGACCAGCCCCTGGGCAGGGGAAGGTCCCTGGGGAAAAAGGCCGGCCCGCACGAACCGCCAAGCCCAACCTTCCCCGAATGGGAGGAATATGCCGCTTAACATCACGGTAAAGGAGCTACTGGAAGCCGGGGTCCACTTCGGCCACGAGCGCAAGCGCTGGAACCCCAAGTTCAGCCGCTACATCTACGCCGAGCGCAACGGCATCCACATCATTGACCTGCAGAAGACCATGGTGGAGCTGGAGCGCACCTTCCGCTTCCTCGAGGACCTAGCCATGCGGGGGGGCACGGTGCTCTTCGTGGGCACCAAGAAGCAGGCCCAGGACATCGTGCGCATGGAAGCGGACCGGGCGGGGATGCCCTACGTGAACCAGCGCTGGCTGGGCGGGATGCTGACCAACTTCAAGACCATCGCCCAGCGGGTGAACCGCCTAGAGGAGCTGGAGAACCTCTTCGCCTCCGAGGACATCAACCAGCGCCCCAAGAAAGAGCAGGTGCGGCTCAAGCACGAGCTGGAGCGCCTGCAGAAGTACCTCTCGGGCTTCCGGCGGCTCAAGCGCCTCCCCGACGCCATCTTCGTCGTGGACCCCACCAAGGAGGCCATCGCCGTGCGGGAGGCCAGGAAGCTCTTCATCCCCGTCATCGCCCTGGCGGACACGGACTCCGACCCCGACCTGGTGGACTACATCATCCCCGGCAACGACGACGCCATCCGCTCCATCCAGCTCATCCTCTCCCGGGCGGCGGACCTGATCATTGAGGCCCGGGGCGGGGTGGTGGAACCCTCCCCCTCCTACGCCCTGGTGGAGGAGGCGGAGCGCATGGAGGCCCAAAGCCGGGGACTGAGCGATGAGGGCCTTGAGGACGAGGTGGAAGCATGAGCCAGATGGAACTCATCAAGAAGCTCCGCGAGGCCACGGGGGCCGGGATGATGGACGTGAAGAAGGCCCTCGAGGACGCCGGCTGGAACGAGGAAAAGGCCGTTCAGCTCCTTAGGGAGCGGGGGGCCATGAAGGCGGCCAAGAAGGCGGAGCGGGAGGCCCGGGAAGGCATCATCGGCCACTACATCCACCACAACCAGCGGGTGGGGGTCATCCTGGAGCTCAACTGCGAGACCGACTTCGTGGCCAGGAACGAGGTCTTCCAGAACCTGGCCAAGGACCTGGCCATGCACATCGCCATGATGAACCCCCGGTACGTCTCCGCCGAGGAGATTCCCGCCGAGGAGCTGGAGAAGGAGCGGCAGATCTACATCCAGGCCGCTTTGAACGAGGGCAAACCCCAGCCAATCGCCGAGAAGATCGCCGAGGGCCGCCTGAAGAAGTACCTGGAGGAGGTGGTCCTCCTGGAGCAGCCCTTCGTCAAGGACGACAAGGTGAAGGTGAAGGAGCTCCTCCAGCAGGCCATCGCCAAGACCGGGGAGAACATCGTGGTGCGGCGCTTCTGCCGCCTGGAAGTGGGAGCGTAGGCCATGGAAGCCGCCGGGGCCCTCCAAAAGCGGGCCCCGGTTTTTCTTAAAGCCATGAAGTACAAGCGGGTCCTCCTCAAGCTTTCCGGCGAGTTCCTCACCTCTAACGGCTTCGGCATTGAGCCCGAGGCCACCCAGGCCCTGGCCCGGGAGATCAAGGCCGCTTACGAGACCGGGGTCCAGCTGGCCATCGTGATCGGGGCCGGCAACCTCTGGCGGGGCGCCCGCCAGGGCGTGGGCATGGACCGGGCCACCGCCGACTACATCGGCATGCTGGCCACCATCATGAACGCCCTGGCCCTGCAGGACGCCCTCGAGGCCCTCTCCATCCCCACCCGGGTCCAGACCGCCCTCACCATCACCCAGGTGGCCGAGCCCTACATCAGGCGGAGGGCCCTAAGGCACCTGGAAAAGGAGCGCATCGTCATCTTCGGGGGCGGGACGGGGAACCCCTTCTTCTCCACCGACACCGCCGCCGCCCTGAGGGCGCTGGAGGTGGGGGCCGAGGTGGTCCTCATGGCCAAGAACAAGGTGGACGGGGTCTACTCCGACGACCCAAGGAAGAACCCCGAGGCCGTCCGCTTTGACGAGCTCGGCTACCTGGACGTCCTGAACCGCGGCCTTCAGGTCATGGACACCACCGCCATCACCCTCTGCATGGAGGCGGGCCTTCCCATCGTGGTCTTTGACATCTTCAAACCCGGGGCTCTGGTGGGTATTATCCAGGGGGAAAAGGTCGGCACCCTGATCCACTGAGAAAGGAGGCGCCATGAACCTGAAAGACCTCTACGCCGAAACCCGAAGCCACATGCAGAAGAGCCTCGAGGCCCTGGAGCACAACCTCTCCGGCCTGCGCACCGGCCGGGCCAACCCCGCGCTTCTCCTCCACCTCAAGGTGGAGTACTACGGCACCCCCGTCCCCCTCTCCCAGATCGCCACCGTCACCGCCCCCGACGCCAGGACCCTGGTGGTCCAGTCCTGGGACCAGAACGCCCTCAAGGCCATTGAGAAGGCCATCCGCGACTCCGACCTGGGCCTGAACCCCAGCAACAAGGGGGACGCCCTCTACATCAACATCCCGCCCCTCACCGAGGAAAGGCGCAAGGAACTGGTGAAGGCCGCCCGCCACTACGCCGAGGAGGGGCGCATCGCCATCCGCAACATCCGCCGAGAGGCCTTGGAGAAGCTGAAGAAGCTTGCCAAGGAGCTCCACCTCTCCGAGGACGACACCAAGCGGGCCGAGGCCGAGATCCAGAAGATCACCGACGAGTTCATCGCCAAGGTGGACGAGCTTTTGGAGAAGAAGGAAGCGGAGATCCTCCACTAGGCCCATGGGTCCGGCCAAAGCCCCAGGAGGCGGGGGGTGAAGGACGACCTCCCCATGCGGGTCCTCTCCTCTTTGGTGGGGGCGGGGCTCCTCCTTCTGGTCCTCTGGGCGGGGATTCCCCTGATCCTGCCCACCCTCTTCTTCGTCCTCTGGCTTGGGGGCCTGGAGCTCAAGGAGATGCTGGCCCGAAGGGGGATCGGCCTGAACCAGCCCCTCCTCTTTCTGGGGGGCGGGCTCCTTTTCCTCTTCTCCCTGCCCCAGCTCTACTGGCACTTCCCCCAGGTCCCCTGGCGGGAGGTGGCCCTGGGGCTTTTCCTCATGGGAAGCTTCAGCTACGAGCTCCTCCGGGGGGCGGACCTCACCCGCTTCGCCTTTACCCTCCTCGCCTTCCTCTACCTGCCCTGGAGCCTGGGGTACGTCCTCCTCCTGAGGGAGACCCCGGACCCGGGCCTTGGGCTTTGGACCCTCTCCCTGCCCCTGGTGGCCAGCTTCGCCACCGACACCGGGGCCTACTTCGCCGGGCGCTTCTTTGGGCGGCACAAGCTGGCCCCGGAGATCAGCCCCGGCAAGACCCTGGAAGGCTCCATGGGAGGCATCCTCTTCAGCTTTCTGGCCCTTCTCGCCTACACCGCCTTGGTGCGGGAAGTCTTCCCCTTTGGCCTTCTGGAGCTTTGGCTTTTCAGCCTCCTCCTCTCCCTGGCGGCCCAGCTCGGGGACCTGGCGGAGTCCATGCTGAAGCGCTTCGCCGGGGTCAAGGACTCCGGGCGCTTCCTGCCCGGGCACGGGGGGCTTTTGGACCGGATAGATAGCCTCCTCTTCACCTTCCCCCTGACCTACTTTCTGGTGGTGCTCTTCACATGAAGCGCTTGGTGATCCTGGGTTCCACGGGCTCCATCGGCCGGCAGGCCCTGGAGGTGGCCCTCTGGCGGGGCTACCGGGTGGTGGGCCTGGCGGCGGGGAAGAACCTGGAGGTCCTCGCGGAGCAGATCGCCCGCTTCCGGCCCCTTCTGGTGGCGGCCGAGGAGGGGCTACACCGGGAGCTTAAGGCGCGCTTTCCCTGGCTGAAGCTGGCCTCCGCCGAAGAGGTGGCGGCCATGGAGGCCGAGGTGGCCGTGGCCGCCATCCCGGGCCTCGCCGGGCTACCCCCCACCCGGGTGGCGGTGCGGACGGGCAAGCGGGTGGCCCTGGCCAACAAGGAGGCCATGGTGGCGGCGGGGCCCCTCCTGTGGCAGGAGGTGGAAAAGGGCGGGGCCGAGATCCTCCCCGTGGACTCGGAGCACTCGGCCCTCTTCCAGGCCCTCCTGGGGGAAAGCAAGGAGGAGGTGGCCGAGCTCATCCTCACCGCAAGCGGGGGGCCCTTCCTAAGAGGCCCGGAGGACCTCTCCCAGGTAACCCCCGAGATGGCCCTGAACCACCCCCGCTGGCGCATGGGGCCCAAGGTCACCGTGGACTCGGCCACCCTCTTCAACAAGGGGCTGGAGGTCCTCGAGGCCAAGGAGCTCTTCCGCCTTCCCCTGGAGAAGATCCGGGTCCTGGTCCACCCCCAGGCCTACGTGCACGGCCTGGTGCGCTTTGTGGACGGAAGCTTAAAGGCCCAGCTGGGCCCCACGGACATGCGCCTTCCCATCCAGTACGCCCTCACCTACCCCCACCGGGCGGAAACCCCCTTAAAGGACCTCCCCATCCCCGGGGTCCTGGAGTTTCTGGAGCCCGACCTAAAGCGCTTCCCCGCCCTGGCCGTGGCCTACGAGGCGGGGAAGCGGGGCGGCGTGGCCCAGGTGGCCGTCTCCGCCGCCGACGAGGTGGCCGTGGAGGCCTTTTTGGCGGGCAGGATCCCCTTCACCCGCATCCCGGAAGTGTTGGCCAAGGTCCTGGAAAACACCCCTTCCGTCCCCCTAACATGGGAGAACCTCTTCGCCGTGGACGCCTGGGCCCGGGAAGAGGCCAAGA encodes:
- a CDS encoding Gfo/Idh/MocA family oxidoreductase, whose product is MVSVQHLEPVGHWHFAHSFVRGNWRKEGESSPFLLAKSVHDLDWLLFLMPGEVARVASFGGLYHFRPERRPKGAAERCLLCPEEVERACPFSARRIYLEAYERGERGWPLDVVAFPVARENLERALAEGPYGECVYWGKNDVADHQVVALECRDGRTASFHAEGLSRMRFRETRLFGTGGEIWGDGRYIRIFDFVKGEGTVDLKGEAEGSIRSGYGGGDFGLMAAFMAAVEREDPGLLEPFEEVLYAHRLTFLAEAARRAGRVVEVEEGPRP
- the mgtE gene encoding magnesium transporter; its protein translation is MPLVCRNLMSLLEEGNLQSVKLLLGQASPQEIVFCLRLLESPRRALVFRLLDKERALAVFEALDRPEQAELVKAMEDPDLLPLLESLKAEERVRLFEELPAKVVKRLLQELSPEAREGVSLLLGYPEGSAGRVMNPDYLALPEETTVEEALKRVKDSPLPTENLEVIFVLGPGRIYQGYVPLARLLKADPQTTLKDLAVVGAAVSAYDSQDQVAELFKRHQYPLVAVVDKEGRLVGAIDAERGVELVEEHEAQRLTTFGGILPPKGPDVDYLRSPLGVLFRTRVIWLALLTLFGVFVSTYVAEQEEVLERVIVLAAFIAPIIDMGGNTGSQAATLVIRSLALGQVRPRLRDYLLILRREVPVALSLGIVIGILEAVLAFFSKGVGWDILLVVGLAMTTVTILGGLIGSALPFLAKRFGVDPATLSGPAITSIMDLLGVFVYFGYVRLFLGHLLE
- a CDS encoding site-specific integrase, with product MVVGKRKRGNGEGTIVRRRDGRWMGQLMVGYGPDGKPRRRTVYGRTRQEVAAKLAELAAQHHKGLLPSPEAITVREWASRWLERKARKVRPKTLLLYWEELAYALPSLEDPQAKDPLGSMRLQAVQPAHIRALLDGLAERGLSVRTVKKVREKLHALFEEALSLELVARNPVAPVKVKAPAPEKTGRALEPGEADALLEALDAYPDPRMGLALHLGLALGLRRVEILGLQWEDLDIEEGVLTIRRAWVAVEGRGEISDPKTPNAYRTLPIPHSTLVRLRAYRAWWEGTFGGLGTPWVFPGTKDPSWP
- a CDS encoding tyrosine-type recombinase/integrase, with translation MALNPNSPNHALRRITQRLGLERVRVHDLRHSYGTLCLARRVPLEVVSERLGHANPTITLNRYRHVLEEERRGWVMNLEELVKPNRAKA
- the rpsB gene encoding 30S ribosomal protein S2 produces the protein MPLNITVKELLEAGVHFGHERKRWNPKFSRYIYAERNGIHIIDLQKTMVELERTFRFLEDLAMRGGTVLFVGTKKQAQDIVRMEADRAGMPYVNQRWLGGMLTNFKTIAQRVNRLEELENLFASEDINQRPKKEQVRLKHELERLQKYLSGFRRLKRLPDAIFVVDPTKEAIAVREARKLFIPVIALADTDSDPDLVDYIIPGNDDAIRSIQLILSRAADLIIEARGGVVEPSPSYALVEEAERMEAQSRGLSDEGLEDEVEA
- the tsf gene encoding translation elongation factor Ts, producing the protein MSQMELIKKLREATGAGMMDVKKALEDAGWNEEKAVQLLRERGAMKAAKKAEREAREGIIGHYIHHNQRVGVILELNCETDFVARNEVFQNLAKDLAMHIAMMNPRYVSAEEIPAEELEKERQIYIQAALNEGKPQPIAEKIAEGRLKKYLEEVVLLEQPFVKDDKVKVKELLQQAIAKTGENIVVRRFCRLEVGA
- the pyrH gene encoding UMP kinase yields the protein MKYKRVLLKLSGEFLTSNGFGIEPEATQALAREIKAAYETGVQLAIVIGAGNLWRGARQGVGMDRATADYIGMLATIMNALALQDALEALSIPTRVQTALTITQVAEPYIRRRALRHLEKERIVIFGGGTGNPFFSTDTAAALRALEVGAEVVLMAKNKVDGVYSDDPRKNPEAVRFDELGYLDVLNRGLQVMDTTAITLCMEAGLPIVVFDIFKPGALVGIIQGEKVGTLIH
- the frr gene encoding ribosome recycling factor — encoded protein: MNLKDLYAETRSHMQKSLEALEHNLSGLRTGRANPALLLHLKVEYYGTPVPLSQIATVTAPDARTLVVQSWDQNALKAIEKAIRDSDLGLNPSNKGDALYINIPPLTEERRKELVKAARHYAEEGRIAIRNIRREALEKLKKLAKELHLSEDDTKRAEAEIQKITDEFIAKVDELLEKKEAEILH